A portion of the Brevundimonas pondensis genome contains these proteins:
- a CDS encoding Bax inhibitor-1/YccA family protein codes for MSDFNNGYARPLPQSADMSVDAGLRAFMLGVYNKLALGLVVAGALAYITGNVPAVQQLLFARTDDGRIGLTLLGMIIQFSPLVMLFGSMFFMKNPTARGVNMLYWAVVATIGAGLGVLFLRYTGGSLASTFFVTAAAFAGLSLVGYTTKKDLTAMGSFLIMGVIGLVIASLVNMFMQSGTLYLIISGLGVLIFSGLIAYDTQRLKMTYYALGGNQEAMGVATGFGALSLFINFVNLFQFLLAFMGGSRE; via the coding sequence ATGAGCGACTTCAACAACGGCTATGCGCGCCCGCTTCCGCAGTCGGCGGACATGTCCGTCGACGCCGGTCTGCGCGCCTTCATGCTCGGCGTCTACAACAAGCTGGCCCTCGGCCTCGTGGTCGCCGGCGCCCTCGCCTACATCACCGGCAACGTGCCCGCCGTACAGCAACTGCTGTTCGCCCGTACCGACGACGGCCGCATCGGCCTGACCCTGCTGGGCATGATCATCCAGTTCTCGCCCTTGGTCATGCTGTTCGGCTCCATGTTCTTCATGAAGAACCCGACGGCTCGCGGCGTTAACATGCTCTACTGGGCCGTGGTCGCCACCATCGGCGCCGGTCTGGGCGTCCTGTTCCTGCGCTACACCGGCGGTTCGCTGGCCTCGACCTTCTTCGTCACGGCCGCAGCCTTCGCGGGTCTCAGCCTGGTCGGCTACACGACCAAGAAGGATCTGACCGCCATGGGCAGCTTCCTGATCATGGGCGTGATCGGCCTGGTCATCGCCTCTCTGGTCAACATGTTCATGCAGTCGGGCACGCTGTACCTGATCATCTCGGGCCTCGGCGTCCTGATCTTCTCGGGCCTGATCGCCTATGACACCCAGCGCCTGAAGATGACCTACTACGCGCTCGGCGGTAATCAGGAAGCCATGGGCGTGGCCACGGGCTTCGGCGCCCTGAGCCTGTTCATCAACTTCGTGAACCTGTTCCAGTTCCTGCTGGCCTTCATGGGCGGCAGCCGGGAATAA
- a CDS encoding ActS/PrrB/RegB family redox-sensitive histidine kinase, with the protein MSSTEAPSLSQAVKAAGHPGVMEALRERPRRGRGLSLRTLIVLRWLAVFGQTCAILTAYFALHFPLPLWECLATIGAGVVMNLATMARARRIDGSLPNGPQTAAQLGFDILQLATLLALTGGLDNPFCLLLVAPVTIAAASLPSRQALVLGVMALIALGVLFSWSLPLPWRLHEHLVLPPLYRFGMGLALATGVLFTSGYAWKVAADAEKLELALATTQDVLQREQRLAALGGLAAAAAHELGTPLATIQVVAKELLRASPPDSPVAEDAALMLQQAERCRDILKQLSAQPEEGDALYADVDLKALLEEVVEPHRGFDLDFQTAVKAPPGQPLPRVHRLPEVIHGLSTLIENAADFANSRVRVTAIVDAGWIEIDILDDGPGFASEILPRLGEPYVTSRPQAKARRALAAPDRRRRRPPRRLARQGPQDAAPSPPPSPPARAAWAWASSSPAPCWNAAAARSRSDPATARRATPRAPASPSAGRDRRLKSPSPPLNPATPKWNLMSQSGAKTLTMRLRRTT; encoded by the coding sequence GTGAGCAGCACAGAAGCCCCCTCCCTGTCGCAGGCCGTGAAGGCCGCCGGCCACCCCGGCGTCATGGAGGCCCTGCGCGAGCGGCCCCGGCGCGGGCGCGGCCTGTCGTTGCGGACCCTGATCGTCCTGCGTTGGCTGGCCGTCTTCGGCCAGACCTGCGCCATCCTGACCGCCTATTTCGCCCTGCACTTCCCCCTGCCCCTGTGGGAGTGCCTGGCGACCATCGGCGCCGGGGTGGTGATGAACCTGGCCACCATGGCGCGGGCCCGCCGCATCGACGGCAGCCTGCCCAACGGCCCGCAGACGGCGGCGCAGCTGGGCTTCGACATCCTGCAGCTGGCCACCCTGCTGGCCCTGACCGGCGGACTGGACAACCCCTTCTGCCTGCTGCTGGTGGCGCCAGTGACGATCGCGGCGGCCTCCCTGCCCTCGCGTCAGGCCCTGGTGCTGGGCGTCATGGCCCTGATCGCGCTCGGCGTTCTCTTCTCCTGGTCCCTGCCCCTGCCGTGGCGCCTGCACGAACATCTGGTCCTGCCGCCCCTCTATCGCTTCGGCATGGGGCTGGCCCTGGCCACCGGGGTCCTGTTCACCTCGGGCTATGCCTGGAAGGTGGCCGCCGACGCCGAGAAGCTGGAACTGGCCCTGGCCACCACCCAGGACGTGCTGCAACGCGAGCAGAGACTGGCGGCGCTGGGCGGTCTGGCCGCCGCCGCCGCGCACGAACTGGGCACGCCGCTGGCGACCATTCAGGTCGTGGCCAAGGAGCTGCTGCGCGCCTCGCCCCCCGACAGCCCGGTGGCCGAGGACGCCGCCCTGATGCTGCAGCAGGCCGAGCGCTGCCGCGACATCCTGAAACAGCTCTCGGCCCAGCCCGAGGAAGGCGACGCCCTCTACGCCGACGTCGATCTGAAGGCCCTGCTGGAAGAGGTGGTCGAGCCGCATCGAGGCTTTGACCTGGACTTCCAGACGGCGGTGAAGGCCCCGCCGGGTCAGCCCCTGCCCCGCGTCCACCGCCTGCCCGAGGTCATCCACGGCCTGTCGACCCTGATCGAGAACGCCGCCGACTTCGCCAATAGTCGGGTGCGCGTCACCGCCATCGTCGACGCCGGCTGGATCGAGATCGACATCCTCGACGACGGCCCCGGTTTCGCGTCCGAGATCCTGCCGCGCCTGGGCGAGCCCTATGTCACCAGCCGGCCCCAGGCCAAGGCCCGCCGGGCGCTCGCGGCCCCAGATCGCCGCCGCCGCCGCCCCCCCCGGCGGCTCGCGCGCCAGGGGCCGCAAGACGCCGCCCCCTCACCGCCCCCATCGCCCCCAGCCAGGGCGGCATGGGCCTGGGCTTCTTCATCGCCCGCACCCTGCTGGAACGCAGCGGCGGCAAGGTCTCGGTCGGATCCGGCGACGGCGAGAAGGGCCACCCCAAGGGCGCCCGCGTCACCGTCCGCTGGCCGCGACAGGCGCTTGAAGTCGCCGAGCCCGCCCTTGAACCCCGCAACGCCCAAGTGGAACCTGATGTCGCAGTCGGGAGCTAAAACCTTGACCATGCGGCTGAGACGCACGACCTGA
- a CDS encoding polyhydroxyalkanoate depolymerase, with product MLYAFHELAYHSATPFRIGAQMARQFWTSPFNPASDTAIGRTAYASAEVFESLTRRYGKPAWGLETLDIDGHAVRTTEQVVWSSPWCRLVQFKRNAGDLKRAGKPSDVPAVLIVAPLSGHYATLLRGTVEGFLQDHDVYVSDWENARQVPVLEGRFDFNDYIDHVRSMLTAIGPRAHVVGVCQPGPPVLAACAVMAAENDPNRPASMTFMGSPIDARLSPTVTNQLAEEKPFTWFRSNMIHTVPWPYPGFGRRVYPGFVQLYSFMSMNEDKHVDAHHRYFESLVAGDGDGVEKHEQFYDEYLSVLDLTEEFYLQTIDIVFQQHLLARGLLEHRGQTVDLSTITDIGLATVEGEKDDISGVGQTQAAHGLTPHIPDERRLLYVQPGVGHYGVFNGRRFRDEIYPRVRDFIAQNESLSAVSERSAAAA from the coding sequence ATGCTCTACGCATTTCACGAGCTCGCCTATCATTCGGCGACGCCGTTCCGGATCGGGGCCCAGATGGCGCGCCAGTTCTGGACGTCGCCCTTCAATCCGGCCTCGGACACGGCTATCGGACGCACGGCCTACGCCTCGGCCGAGGTGTTCGAGAGCCTGACGCGGCGTTACGGCAAGCCCGCCTGGGGGCTTGAGACCCTGGACATCGACGGTCATGCCGTGCGCACGACGGAACAGGTGGTCTGGTCCTCGCCCTGGTGCAGGCTGGTGCAGTTCAAACGCAATGCAGGCGACCTGAAGCGGGCGGGCAAGCCGTCCGACGTCCCCGCCGTCCTGATCGTCGCGCCCCTGTCGGGCCATTACGCCACCCTGCTGCGCGGCACGGTCGAGGGCTTCCTTCAGGACCACGATGTCTATGTCAGCGACTGGGAGAATGCTCGCCAGGTGCCGGTGCTGGAGGGCCGCTTCGACTTCAACGACTATATCGACCACGTCCGGTCCATGCTGACGGCCATCGGCCCGCGCGCCCATGTCGTCGGCGTCTGTCAGCCGGGGCCGCCGGTGCTGGCGGCCTGCGCCGTCATGGCGGCCGAGAACGATCCCAACCGGCCCGCCTCCATGACCTTCATGGGCTCGCCCATCGACGCCCGCCTGTCGCCGACGGTGACCAATCAGCTGGCCGAGGAAAAGCCCTTCACCTGGTTCCGGTCGAACATGATCCACACCGTGCCCTGGCCCTATCCGGGGTTCGGGCGCCGCGTCTATCCGGGCTTCGTCCAGCTCTACAGCTTCATGTCGATGAACGAGGACAAGCATGTTGACGCCCATCATCGCTATTTCGAGAGCCTGGTGGCCGGCGACGGCGACGGGGTCGAGAAGCACGAGCAGTTCTACGACGAGTATCTGTCGGTGCTGGACCTGACCGAGGAATTCTATCTCCAGACCATCGATATCGTCTTCCAGCAGCACCTTTTGGCGCGCGGTCTGCTGGAGCATCGCGGACAGACGGTCGATCTGTCGACGATCACGGACATCGGCCTGGCCACGGTCGAGGGCGAGAAGGACGACATTTCCGGCGTAGGCCAGACCCAGGCTGCGCACGGCCTGACGCCTCACATCCCTGACGAGCGGCGTCTGCTCTACGTCCAGCCGGGCGTGGGCCACTACGGCGTGTTCAACGGCCGTCGCTTCCGTGACGAGATCTATCCGCGGGTGCGCGACTTCATCGCCCAGAACGAGTCCTTGAGTGCAGTATCGGAACGGTCAGCGGCTGCCGCTTGA
- a CDS encoding M48 family metallopeptidase, translating to MQYRNGQRLPLEGGGALRLSVNPRARRLSIRIDARAGEAVAVAPSERRLGEVVAFARTKSDWIADRLAARVAGAPLEPGGAVSWLGRTVRLEAVGGAGAARLVETADGPVIRSGGEGEAFSRRVENWFRRAAREFLVGRTEVHLAALGQKPVKVSIVDTRSRWGSCSPHNRSIRYSWRVIMAPAEVADYLAAHEVAHLVHADHSPAYWAVVHRLVGDHRPFRQWLRDHGAALHAVGR from the coding sequence GTGCAGTATCGGAACGGTCAGCGGCTGCCGCTTGAGGGCGGGGGCGCCCTTCGCCTGTCGGTGAATCCGCGCGCACGACGGCTGTCGATCCGCATCGACGCCCGTGCCGGCGAAGCCGTGGCCGTGGCGCCCTCCGAGCGTCGTCTGGGCGAGGTGGTGGCCTTTGCGCGCACCAAGTCCGACTGGATCGCTGATCGGCTGGCCGCGCGGGTGGCGGGAGCGCCGCTTGAACCCGGCGGGGCGGTGTCCTGGCTGGGACGGACCGTGCGACTGGAGGCGGTCGGCGGCGCGGGCGCGGCGCGTCTGGTCGAGACGGCGGACGGGCCGGTGATCCGCTCGGGCGGAGAGGGTGAGGCCTTCTCGCGCCGGGTCGAGAACTGGTTCAGGCGGGCGGCGCGTGAGTTTCTGGTCGGCCGTACAGAGGTTCATCTGGCCGCTCTGGGGCAGAAGCCGGTCAAGGTGTCGATCGTCGACACCCGCTCGCGCTGGGGCTCGTGCAGCCCGCACAACCGCTCGATCCGCTATTCGTGGCGGGTCATCATGGCCCCGGCCGAGGTGGCGGACTACCTGGCCGCGCACGAGGTCGCCCATCTGGTCCACGCCGACCACAGCCCGGCCTATTGGGCGGTGGTGCATCGGCTGGTCGGCGACCATCGGCCGTTCCGCCAATGGCTGCGCGACCACGGCGCGGCCCTGCACGCCGTGGGGCGCTGA
- the thpR gene encoding RNA 2',3'-cyclic phosphodiesterase, which translates to MLRLFTAIAIPEDVAETLQRRQSGLPGARWRPLDALHVTLAFYGEASERTADDLASELSRAEGGGAFEITLNGVGAFGDAHRTHTLWAGLERSEPLNVLAGRCRSAGERAGVPPEKREYRPHVTLAYLKPQANPDRIGAWITGHNLLHSPPIRIDRFGLYSSVLTGDGSVYSLEREYLL; encoded by the coding sequence ATGCTGCGCCTGTTCACCGCCATCGCCATCCCGGAAGACGTCGCCGAGACGCTTCAGCGCCGTCAGTCCGGCCTGCCCGGCGCGCGCTGGCGTCCGCTGGACGCCCTGCACGTCACGCTGGCCTTCTATGGCGAGGCGTCGGAGCGTACGGCTGACGATCTGGCCTCGGAGCTGAGCCGGGCCGAGGGCGGCGGGGCCTTCGAGATCACCCTGAACGGCGTCGGGGCCTTCGGCGACGCCCACCGCACCCATACCCTGTGGGCCGGGCTGGAGCGGTCGGAGCCGCTGAACGTCCTCGCCGGGCGCTGCCGCTCGGCGGGCGAGCGCGCGGGCGTGCCGCCTGAGAAACGCGAGTATCGGCCTCACGTGACCCTGGCCTATCTGAAGCCGCAGGCGAATCCGGATCGGATCGGGGCCTGGATCACGGGGCACAATCTGTTGCATTCGCCGCCGATCCGGATCGATCGGTTCGGCCTCTATTCCAGCGTCCTGACCGGCGACGGCAGCGTCTACAGCCTGGAGCGGGAGTATCTGCTATGA
- a CDS encoding class I SAM-dependent methyltransferase — MSHPAADRIIGLYQDRAADWIRDRGAALRQHEGDWDEVAWLDRFCEGWPPGAPVLDVGCGSGWPMGAALLARGFPVTGLDAAPDLIAHARATLPCGDWRLGDMRDNLPDGAFRGVLAWHSLFHLTPEAQTLLLPALAARVADGGRLMFTAGPAHGEAIGEWRGEPLYHGSLAPDAYRRLLVEAGLTVENGGDQGVWLARRAILSAK; from the coding sequence ATGAGCCATCCGGCCGCGGACCGGATCATCGGCCTCTATCAGGACAGGGCCGCAGACTGGATCCGTGACCGGGGTGCCGCCCTGCGCCAGCACGAGGGCGACTGGGACGAGGTCGCCTGGCTGGACCGCTTCTGCGAGGGCTGGCCGCCCGGCGCCCCTGTGCTGGACGTCGGCTGCGGTTCGGGCTGGCCCATGGGCGCCGCCCTGCTGGCGCGCGGCTTTCCAGTGACCGGTCTGGACGCCGCGCCTGACCTGATCGCCCACGCTCGCGCAACCCTGCCCTGCGGCGACTGGCGTCTGGGCGACATGCGCGACAACCTGCCGGACGGCGCCTTCCGCGGCGTTCTGGCCTGGCACAGCCTGTTCCACCTGACGCCAGAGGCCCAGACCCTGCTCCTCCCGGCGCTGGCCGCCCGCGTGGCGGACGGCGGCCGACTGATGTTCACCGCCGGTCCCGCCCACGGCGAGGCGATCGGGGAATGGCGCGGCGAACCCCTTTATCACGGCAGCCTGGCCCCGGATGCCTATCGCCGCCTTCTGGTCGAGGCCGGATTGACGGTCGAAAACGGCGGCGATCAGGGTGTCTGGCTGGCTCGACGCGCCATTCTTTCGGCGAAATAG
- a CDS encoding ActR/PrrA/RegA family redox response regulator transcription factor, translating to MSELEARIATLADKTLLLLDDDAALRTRMGRALEARGFDVTLAGSVAEAGDALRVSVPAFAVLDMRLEDGNGLKVVEAIRERREDARIVMLTGYGAIATAVAAVKAGAVDYMQKPADADDVVKALLSVGEAPEPPENPMSADRVRWEHIQRVYELCDHNVSETARRLGMHRRTLQRILAKRAPR from the coding sequence ATGTCCGAACTTGAAGCCCGTATCGCCACCCTGGCCGACAAGACCCTGCTGCTGCTGGACGACGACGCCGCCCTGCGCACCCGCATGGGCCGGGCGCTGGAAGCGCGCGGCTTTGACGTCACCCTGGCCGGTTCAGTGGCCGAGGCCGGCGACGCCCTGCGCGTCTCGGTTCCGGCCTTCGCCGTTCTGGACATGCGGCTGGAGGACGGCAACGGCCTGAAGGTGGTCGAGGCCATCCGCGAACGCCGCGAGGACGCCCGCATCGTCATGCTGACCGGCTACGGCGCCATCGCCACCGCCGTCGCGGCGGTCAAGGCCGGCGCCGTCGACTATATGCAAAAGCCCGCCGACGCCGACGACGTGGTCAAGGCCCTGCTCTCGGTCGGCGAAGCCCCCGAGCCGCCGGAAAACCCCATGAGCGCCGACCGGGTGCGCTGGGAGCATATCCAGCGCGTCTATGAGCTGTGCGACCACAATGTCTCGGAAACCGCGCGGCGTCTGGGCATGCACCGCCGGACCCTGCAGCGGATTCTGGCGAAGCGCGCACCGCGCTAA
- the mmcB gene encoding MmcB family DNA repair protein, with translation MAVSALHLELAFSRPETTLSVTRGAARLMLDMGYAPLLEVCLPNGRRADVMALGPKGDVVICEVKSGIDDYRVDRKWQEYGPFCDAFYFAVAPEFPQGVLPDEPGLIVADGFGGAVVRDAPATPLAPARRKALTLAFARLGALRTIRD, from the coding sequence ATGGCCGTCTCCGCCCTGCATCTCGAACTGGCTTTCAGCCGCCCCGAGACCACCCTGTCGGTGACGCGCGGGGCGGCGCGGCTGATGCTGGACATGGGCTATGCCCCGCTGCTGGAGGTCTGTCTGCCCAATGGTCGCCGCGCCGACGTCATGGCCCTGGGGCCGAAGGGCGACGTGGTCATCTGCGAGGTGAAGTCGGGGATCGACGACTATCGCGTCGACCGCAAATGGCAGGAGTACGGGCCGTTCTGCGACGCCTTCTACTTCGCCGTCGCGCCGGAGTTTCCGCAAGGCGTGCTGCCCGACGAGCCGGGGCTGATCGTCGCCGACGGCTTCGGCGGGGCGGTGGTGCGAGACGCGCCCGCCACCCCGCTGGCCCCGGCGCGGCGCAAGGCGCTGACCCTGGCCTTCGCAAGGTTAGGCGCGCTCAGGACGATACGGGACTAG
- a CDS encoding GNAT family N-acetyltransferase: protein MIEPPTSPLGPTLETERLFLRPPTLEDFPRWADFMSDPETTRFIGGVQSKHEVWRGMASVAGMWALQGEGMFSLIEKETGNWMGRIGPLHPYDWPGREVGWSLHRDATGKGYAVEAAAATMDYAFDVLDWDDVIHCIDPDNRGSEKVAERLGSRNRGPGRIPPPFQHHVVNLWGQTRVEWRVNRSRLR from the coding sequence ATGATCGAGCCTCCGACCTCGCCTTTGGGCCCCACGCTGGAGACGGAGCGCCTGTTCCTGCGCCCGCCGACGCTGGAGGACTTCCCGCGTTGGGCCGACTTCATGAGCGATCCGGAGACGACCCGCTTCATCGGCGGGGTGCAGTCGAAGCACGAGGTCTGGCGCGGCATGGCCTCGGTCGCGGGGATGTGGGCCCTGCAGGGCGAGGGCATGTTCTCGCTGATCGAGAAAGAGACCGGGAACTGGATGGGCCGCATCGGGCCGCTGCATCCCTATGACTGGCCGGGCCGGGAGGTGGGCTGGAGCCTGCACCGCGACGCCACGGGCAAGGGCTATGCCGTCGAGGCCGCCGCCGCGACCATGGACTATGCCTTCGACGTGCTGGACTGGGATGACGTCATCCACTGCATCGACCCCGACAACCGCGGCTCGGAAAAGGTGGCCGAGCGGCTGGGGTCACGCAATCGCGGGCCGGGCCGCATCCCCCCGCCGTTCCAGCATCATGTGGTCAACCTGTGGGGCCAGACGCGCGTGGAATGGCGGGTGAACCGGTCGCGCTTGCGGTAG
- a CDS encoding DUF2794 domain-containing protein yields the protein MSLDPHSSDALQPGPVFFDRLELGLVLRVYGRMVAAGEWRDYAMIGHKEVAEFAVFRRSGDAPLYRIEKRPALRLKQGQWAVIGEGGHVLKRGRDLAQVLRVFDSRKFTVVE from the coding sequence ATGAGCCTCGATCCGCACAGTTCCGACGCCTTGCAACCCGGTCCGGTCTTCTTCGACCGACTGGAACTGGGCCTGGTGTTGCGGGTCTATGGCCGGATGGTCGCCGCCGGGGAATGGCGCGACTACGCCATGATCGGCCACAAGGAGGTGGCCGAATTCGCCGTCTTCCGCCGCTCTGGCGACGCGCCCCTCTACCGGATCGAGAAACGCCCGGCCCTGCGCCTGAAGCAAGGGCAGTGGGCCGTGATCGGCGAGGGCGGCCATGTGCTGAAACGCGGCCGCGACCTGGCCCAGGTGCTGCGGGTCTTCGACAGCCGGAAGTTTACGGTGGTGGAATAG
- a CDS encoding SCO family protein — translation MPRRPVILFAAACAVIALALGLITMVVVKGREQSAQVAESGTGQPMVGGPFTLTNQDGQVVDQSILKDKWTLVFFGFTYCPDYCPTTLGVLNAVQERMGDKAKDLQIVFISIDPERDTPQLLKDYLSSDGFPKGVIGLTGTPEQTAQVAKEYRAFYQKVGEGEGYTMNHSLTVYLMGPDGQFRSAVAHDLGPDRTAKLIENAMERG, via the coding sequence ATGCCGCGTCGTCCCGTCATTCTGTTCGCCGCCGCCTGCGCGGTCATCGCCCTGGCCCTGGGTCTGATCACCATGGTCGTGGTCAAGGGACGCGAGCAGTCGGCCCAGGTCGCCGAGAGCGGCACGGGCCAACCTATGGTGGGCGGACCCTTCACCTTGACCAATCAGGATGGACAGGTGGTCGATCAGTCGATCCTGAAGGACAAGTGGACCCTGGTCTTCTTCGGCTTCACCTACTGTCCCGACTACTGCCCGACGACGCTGGGCGTGCTGAACGCCGTGCAGGAACGCATGGGCGACAAGGCCAAGGATCTGCAGATCGTCTTCATCAGCATCGATCCCGAGCGGGACACGCCGCAGCTGCTGAAGGACTATCTGTCGTCGGACGGCTTCCCCAAGGGCGTAATCGGTCTGACCGGCACGCCGGAACAGACGGCCCAAGTCGCGAAGGAATACCGCGCCTTCTACCAGAAGGTCGGAGAGGGCGAGGGCTATACGATGAACCACAGCCTGACCGTCTATCTGATGGGACCGGACGGCCAGTTCCGCAGCGCCGTGGCCCACGACCTGGGGCCGGACCGGACCGCCAAGCTGATCGAGAACGCCATGGAGCGCGGCTGA
- a CDS encoding transglycosylase domain-containing protein, protein MARKDGGPDRNEQGGGRKPRRSFLGNLFYWGAVLAVWGLIFAVVFFAVFARDLPDTSSLYEVDRQPSITYLDRSGALIAVRGTQMAPPVDLDALPDYVPAAFVAIEDRRFYHHPGFDPIGMSRAMASNLKAGRVVQGGSTITQQLAKNLFLTPDQNMKRKVQELMLAVWLEMKFTKKEILALYLNRVYFGAGAYGIEAASQRYFDKSADKLTVGESALLAGLLKAPSRYSPVSESERAATRANVVLNEMVEVGAITPAQRDAAVAEPVRVSRTLASQHAQYFIDWLDKQIRGLVGEPTEDMVVETTLDLTLQTDAERAVRRILDRDKGRGVEQAALVALDGEGRVRAMIGGGSYADSQFNRATDARRQAGSAWKPFVYLAAVEAGYTPTTPVVDQPVTIGGWSPRNYSGNFSGQMTLAQAVAQSTNTVAAYVADQVGRDAVARAARRLGITSEIGLQPSMALGAVEVSPLEMAQAYDAFANGGKRVEAYGISRIRTPSGRVIYNHGTGENGQTINNPSLYYMNQMLRGVITSGSGRSAAIGGRDIAGKTGTTSDYKDAWFVGYTGGFVAAVWVGKDDNKAMRGVTGGSSPAAIWRGFMEAALPRLAVQPIPNGPPLPEGWVAPDPVGDMMGQVQDPYAQPIEGEPGPPIIDGQPVPTPAPLPGNQPVIRPTSPQPTVKEAPRAEKKADADFF, encoded by the coding sequence ATGGCGCGTAAAGACGGCGGACCGGACCGCAACGAGCAAGGCGGCGGCAGGAAGCCGCGCCGGTCCTTCCTCGGCAACCTCTTCTACTGGGGCGCCGTGCTGGCCGTCTGGGGCCTGATCTTCGCCGTCGTCTTCTTCGCCGTCTTCGCACGCGACCTGCCCGACACCTCCAGCCTGTACGAGGTCGATCGCCAGCCCTCGATCACCTATCTGGACCGTTCCGGGGCCCTGATCGCCGTGCGCGGCACCCAGATGGCGCCTCCGGTCGATCTGGACGCCCTGCCCGACTATGTCCCGGCCGCCTTCGTGGCCATCGAGGACCGCCGCTTCTATCACCACCCCGGCTTCGACCCCATCGGCATGAGCCGGGCCATGGCCTCGAATCTCAAGGCCGGGCGCGTCGTCCAGGGCGGTTCGACCATCACCCAGCAGCTGGCCAAGAACCTGTTCCTGACGCCCGATCAGAACATGAAGCGCAAGGTGCAGGAGCTGATGCTGGCCGTGTGGCTGGAGATGAAGTTCACCAAGAAGGAAATCCTCGCCCTCTATCTGAACCGGGTCTATTTCGGCGCCGGCGCCTATGGCATCGAGGCGGCCTCGCAGCGCTACTTCGACAAGAGCGCCGACAAGCTGACGGTGGGCGAATCCGCCCTTCTGGCCGGCCTGCTCAAGGCGCCGTCGCGCTATTCCCCCGTGTCCGAGAGCGAACGCGCCGCCACCCGCGCCAATGTCGTGCTGAACGAAATGGTCGAGGTCGGGGCCATCACCCCGGCCCAGCGCGACGCCGCCGTGGCCGAACCGGTCCGCGTCTCGCGCACCCTGGCCAGCCAGCACGCCCAGTACTTCATCGACTGGCTGGACAAGCAGATCCGCGGCCTGGTCGGCGAACCGACCGAGGACATGGTGGTCGAGACCACCCTGGACCTGACCCTGCAGACCGACGCCGAACGCGCCGTGCGTCGCATCCTCGACCGCGACAAGGGCCGGGGGGTCGAACAGGCGGCCCTGGTGGCGCTGGACGGCGAGGGCCGCGTCCGCGCCATGATCGGCGGCGGCTCCTACGCCGACAGCCAGTTCAACCGCGCCACGGACGCCCGCCGTCAGGCCGGCTCGGCATGGAAGCCCTTCGTCTATCTGGCCGCGGTCGAGGCCGGCTACACCCCGACCACCCCGGTCGTGGACCAGCCCGTCACCATCGGCGGCTGGTCGCCCAGGAACTATTCCGGCAATTTCTCGGGCCAGATGACCCTGGCCCAGGCCGTAGCCCAGTCGACCAATACGGTGGCCGCCTATGTGGCCGATCAGGTCGGCCGCGACGCCGTGGCCCGCGCCGCGCGCCGTCTGGGCATCACCAGCGAGATCGGCCTTCAGCCGTCCATGGCCCTCGGCGCCGTCGAGGTCAGCCCGCTGGAGATGGCCCAGGCTTATGACGCCTTCGCCAACGGCGGCAAGCGGGTCGAGGCCTATGGCATCAGCCGCATCCGCACCCCCTCGGGCCGCGTCATCTACAACCACGGCACAGGCGAAAACGGTCAGACGATCAACAACCCGTCTCTCTACTACATGAACCAGATGCTGCGCGGCGTGATCACCTCGGGCAGCGGTCGTTCGGCGGCCATCGGCGGGCGCGACATCGCCGGCAAGACCGGCACCACCTCGGACTACAAGGACGCCTGGTTCGTCGGCTACACCGGCGGCTTCGTCGCCGCCGTCTGGGTCGGCAAGGACGACAACAAGGCCATGCGCGGCGTGACCGGCGGCTCCTCGCCCGCCGCCATCTGGCGCGGCTTCATGGAGGCCGCCCTGCCCAGACTGGCCGTCCAGCCCATCCCCAACGGCCCGCCCCTGCCCGAAGGCTGGGTCGCGCCCGATCCCGTCGGTGACATGATGGGCCAGGTTCAGGACCCCTACGCCCAGCCGATCGAGGGCGAGCCCGGCCCGCCCATCATCGACGGCCAGCCGGTTCCGACGCCCGCGCCCCTGCCTGGCAACCAGCCCGTCATCCGGCCGACCTCGCCTCAACCGACCGTCAAGGAAGCCCCCCGCGCGGAGAAGAAGGCCGACGCCGACTTCTTCTAA